TTCTTCTCCACCGACTCCGGCATCGACTGGAACGTCATCTTCCTGCTGATGGGCATGATGATGATCGTCGGCGTCCTCAAACGCACCGGCCTGTTCGAGTACCTGGCCGTCTGGTCCGTCAAACGCGCCCGCGCCAAGCCCTTCCGCGTCATGGCCATGCTCGTCGTCATCACCGCCGCCGCCTCCGCGCTGCTCGACAACGTCACCACCGTGCTGCTCGTCGCCCCCGTCACCCTGCTGGTGTGCAAGCGCCTCGGGCTGAAGGCCGCCCCGTTCCTGATCGCCGAGGTCTTCGCCTCCAACATCGGCGGCACCGCCACCCTGGTCGGCGACCCGCCCAACATCATCATCGCCAGCCGCGGCGGCCTGACCTTCAACGACTTCCTCGTCCACCTCGCCCCGCTCGCGATCGTCCTGACCGCCGTCCTGCTGGCGATGTGCCGCTTCCTCTTCCGCGAGCACTTCACGTACGACGAGGAGCGCGCCGCCGAGGTGATGGCCCTGAACGAGCGCGAGGCGATCCACGACCGCCGCCTGCTCGCCCAGGGCCTCGCCGTCCTCGCCCTCGTCATCGCCGGGTTCGTGCTGCACCCCGTCGTCCACTACGCCCCGTCCGTGGTCGCCCTGCTCGGCGCCGGAATCCTGGTCGCCGTCTCCAAGGCCGAGGTCAAGGACGTCCTCGCCGAGGTCGAGTGGCCCACCCTCGCCTTCTTCGCCGGCCTGTTCGTCATGGTCGGCGCCCTCATCGAGACCGGCGTCATCGAAACCGTCTCCAAGGCCCTGGCCGACGCCACCGGCGGCAGCCCGCTCGGCGCCGTCATGCTCCTGCTCGTCGCCTCCGCGGTCCTGTCCGGCGTCGTCGACAACATCCCCTACGTCGCCACCATGGCCCCCATCACCGCCGACCTCGCCCACACCGTCGGCCAGCCCTACGGCCACGTCCTGTGGTGGGCCCTGGCCCTGGGCGCCGACCTCGGCGGCAACGCCACCGCCATCGGCGCCTCCGCCAACGTCGTCGTCCTCGGCATCGCCGAACGCAACCGACAACCCATCAGCTTCTGGACCTTCACCCGCTACGGCATCCCCGTCACCGCCGCCACCGTCGCCGTCTCCGCCCTCTACCTGTGGCTGCGCCACTTCGCCCTCGCCTGAGCACCCCCGCCTGAGCACCCCCGCCTGAGCGCCCCCGCCTGAACGCCCTCGGCCCGCCGACGCCGGAGGACCGCCGCCTACCAGCCGAGGGGTTCGGGCTGCTTGTGGGGTGCGGCGGGTTCGGCTCCGGCGTCGGCGAAGGCCCGCAGGGCCTGGACGAGGCCGGTGCGCTGGCGGGCGGGCATGGCCTGGACGATGCGGCGGATCTCCTCGCGGCGGCGCTCGGTGGCCCCGACGACGGTGCGGGCGCCCTGCTCGGTGAGGGCGGCGCGCACCTCGCGCCGGTCCTCGGGGCGGGTGTCGCGCACGACCATGCCGGCGGCGGTGAGCCGCTCCAGCATGCGCATCGCGGTGGACGGGTTGACGGCGAGGTGCTCGGCCAGGCGCGAGAGGCTCATCGCACCTCTGGAGTGCAGCAGGACGAGCATCCGGAACTGGGGGAGCGTCAGCGACTCGGCGACCTCGCCGAGCGAGCGCGCCGAGATGGCGACCAGGACCCGGGAGGCGGTCAGGACCGCGGTGACCAGGTCCTCCTCGAGTCCCCCCTGGTTCGGGGAGCCGGGTCGTGATGGCGAGTGATCGTCCGTCATGGGTCCTTTCTACATCCCGGGTCCGGGCGCGCGGAGCGCGGAGTGCGCCCTCGGCGCCGTCCCCCGATCCGGCTTTCCGGGTGCCGGGTCTGGCGCACCCGGCATTTTCTTTGCATAATGCAAAGGTCTTCTTGGCGCCGGCCGTCCACTCGCACGGGTGCTCCACCGGTCGCGGCCTCGGGGACTGGGCTTCCCCCTGGAGCGACATCCCCGCCGCTCACCGCCAGTGGGTCCGCTCACGCGGCGGGCGTGCCCGCGGGGAGGTCGTAGCCCCCGCCGGGCCCGCCCGCCGTAGACGTCCCGGGCCCCTTCGAACCCACCGCCGCCGCCAGGCCCCCGGGACGGCACCCGGCTGCGCACCGCCCCCCTCACCGGGCCGCCGGCGTCGGCGTCGCGGTGCCGGTCGCCACCGCCGTCATCTCGCCTCCCGGAACGGCGAACCGCGCCCGGTCCTCCGCGCCGGGCGCCACAACCCCGCCGGCGCGGCCGACCCGCCCCTCAAGCCCGCTCGTCCGAGCGGCGGCGCAGCAGCATCATCGCGGCGTCGTCCTTGAGCGGTCCGGCCGCGTAGGCGGCGACGTCGCGGCGCAGCGCCTCCAGCGCGCCGTCCGGGTCGTCGACGGACAGCAGTCCGGAGCGCTCCAGCAGGGGGTAGAACTCGCCGGTGCGGTCGCGGGTCTCGGTGACGCCGTCGGTGTAGAGCAGCAGTTGGTCGCCCGTGCCGAGGCGCAGGCCGTGCGCCTCGGGCCCGGCGGGGCCGAGGGCGGCGAGGCCGAGCGGCGGGGCGCACCGGGCGGGTTCGGCCCACTGGGCCGCGCCGTCGGCGCGCACGACCAGCGGTGGCGGGTGGCCGTAGTTGAGGAGGGTGACGGCGCCGTCGGCGGTGATCTCGGCGAGGACCGCGCTGACGAACTCCTCGCCCTCCAGGCGCCGGTCGAGGGCGCGCTCCATCCGCGCGCCGACCGCCGCCAGGGTCGGCTCCTCGGGCGCGGCCTCGCGGAAAGCGCCCAGCGCGACGGCGGCGGTCTCCACCGCGTCCAGGCCCTTGCCCTGCACATCGCCCACCACGACCCGGGTGGTGCCCACCGCGGTCGGCACCACTTCGTAGAGGTCGCCGCCGATGCGGGCCTCGGCGGCGGCGCTGGTGTAGGAGACCGCCAGGGCCCACGGCCCGGCCGCCAGGGTGGGCACCGGGCGCAGCAGGACCCGCTGGGCGGCCTCGGCGACCGAGCGGACGTCGGCGAGTTCGCGTTCGGCCCGTCGGCGCAGTGCGGCGGCGAGGGCGGCGGCGGCGGTGACCCCGGCGACCGAGGCGAGGGCGACGGTGGCCCGCCTGCTGCCGAACATGCCGTCGTAGCAGGCGGCGGCCGTGCACAGGACGAAGGCCAGCGCGCCGACCAGCAGGGCGCGGCGGACGGTGCCGCTGACGCAGGCGAAGGCCGGGCCGATGGAGAACAGGGCGAGGTAGCCGACCTCGGGGCCCGCCGAGAGCTCGACGGCGGCGACGGCGGCCATGGCGGCGAACGGCAGCACGGGCAGCAGCAGGTCCACTCCGGTTCCGCGGGGCTGCATGGTCCCCCTTTCCGGCGGCGGGGTTCACCGCCACCGCTACTTTTGCACTGTGCAAAGTGACTGCACAAGGCCCGTCGCCGGTTCCCGGGCGCCCGCGCGGAGAGGTCCCGCCCGGCGGTGGAGGGGGTGTGGAGACCGTGCCCACCCGGGTCAGAACACCCCGACCGCCCACCGGCCCGGCACCGGGACGGGCCGGTGGCGGCGCGAACCCGTCGGGCATTCGATGCAACCCGCCGTTCGCGACGCCGGTATTACGGTCGGACGCGCGTGCGTCCGATGCGGACGACGGGAACGGCAGCGGGATGACCGATGAGGAGTTCGACGCGTTCTACGTGTCTTCGTTCTCCCTCCTGGTGAGGCAGATCTACGCCATGACAGGGGACTACAACGAGGCGCAGGACGCGGTGCAAGAAGCATTCCTGCGCGCCTGGGGGCGGCGCGGGCAACTGAGCGGCTCGGGCTCGCCCCACGCCTGGATCCGCACGGTGGCCTGGCGGCTGGCCGTCAGCCGCTGGCGGCGGGCGCGCCGGGGCCTGGACCTGGTGTTCCGCAACCACCTCCACGAGGACGCGCCCGGCCCCGGGCCCGAGCACACCGCGCTGGTCGCGGGGCTGCGCAAGCTCCCGGCGGCGCAGCGGCAGGCCATCGTCCTCTTCCACCTGTGCGATCTGACCGTGGCCGAGGTCGCCCGGGAGACCGGGGTCGCCGAGGGCACGGTCAAGGCCCGGCTCTCCCGCGGCCGTGCCGCACTGGCCGAACACCTTTCCGACCGGGACGAGAGGGAACTCATCCGTGCCTGACCACGCCGGCCCCGACACCGACGGCCTCTCCGTCGCCCTGCGGCAGCTGATCGCCGACGCTCCGTCCGCGCTTCCCCTGCCACCCGCCGAGGTTCACCGCGCCGGCGTCCGGCGCCTCCGTCGGCGCCGCATCGCGCTGGGGTCCGCGACCGTGCTCGCGGCCGCCGTCGTGATCGCCGGCGGCCTCCGGTCCGGCACCGCACCGCAGCCGTCGGCCCCGCCCGCCGCCCCGCCGTCGCCGATGGCCGGCCGGACAGCGGCCGCGGCGCCCGTCGCCGTCATCGACACCGACAGCCACCGGATGACGGTCACGGGGAACGACGGCCGCACGACGGTGCTCGACGTCACGGCGGGTCGGCCGGGCAACGAGACGCCCGGAGGACGGATGACGGTCCAGGACAAGCTCCCGAAGGTCGGGCTGTCCGACGACGGCGCCTCCGGCGGGCAGGGGGGCGCGACCGCGGACTGGTGCGTGCGGCTCGGCCGGCCCGGCAGCGCGACCCCCGCCTACGTCTGCTCGATGCCCTGGCTGCCCGCTTCCGGCATCGGCCAGGCGAACACCACCCGCGGGGCCGTGGGCCTGCTGCCGGACGACGCACGGTGGTTCTACGACCACGTCGAACCCGGCGACACCGTCGAAGTGGTCGGCTCCTCCGCCGGCGGCCCGTCCGGCGCACCGCCCTCCCCGTAGCGGGAACGGCGGCTTCCGGCCGCCGTTCCCGGACCGGTTCCGGCGGCGGCCCGGACGGCGCGGGCGGGTCGTCGAGCGGACTCTGTCACGGCTGATCCGCTACCGCGGCCCCAGCCAGGTGGCGATCTCGTCGACCACGGCGGGGGCGACGTGTCCGGGCACCGCGTACTCGGCCGGGGACGGGCGGCCGGTGCCCGGCAGGAAGAGGTGGTTGGCGTCCGGGTGGACGCGGATCGTCACGTCGCCGCGGTGCGCGAGGCCGCGCCGCCAGCGCGCCAGGTCGTCGGCGACGGTGACCTGGTAGTCCCGGCCGCCCTGGAGCAGGAGCAGCGGACGGTCCAGGGCGGCGGCGGTCGCGACCGGGTCGTAGGAGCGCAGGTCGAGCCAGTACGGGGCGGAGAACCCCAGCGGCAGGAGGCGTGCCGGGGTGTCGGGGGCGAGGTCGGGGTCGTCGACCAGGTCGGCCTTGCGGGCGAGGTCGGCCACCGCCCGGTCGGCGTCGGGGCCGGGGGCCAGGGCGGCGAGGTGGCGGGCGACCCGGACGGCGGCGCGGTGCATGGGCTCGGCGTCCGCGGCGAGCAGGACCAGTCCGGCGACCGACGGGTCGGCGGCGGCGATCCGGGGCGCCGCCTTGCCGCCCGCGCTGTGGCCGACCAGGTGGACGCGGTCGGGGTCGATGCCGGGGAGGTGCCGCAGGAGTTCGACGGCGGCGAGGGCGGACGGCAGGTACTCGTCGGCCATGGTGGAGCCGGCCGGGACGCGGCCGGGGTGGGCGAAGGCCGGCTTGTCGAAACGCAGGACGGCTGTGCGGCGGGAGGCGAGTCCCCAGGCGAGGTCCTTGAGCGGCTTGTTGGGGCCGCTGGTGCCGTCCCGGTCGAACGGTCCGCCGCCGGCGAGGAGCACCGCGGCGGGCCACGGGCCGGGTCCGGCGGGGAGGGTGAGCGTGCCGGGCACGGCGAGCGGCCCGGTGCCGAGCAGGACCTCGCGTTCGGTGAACCGGTCCTCGTGCGCGTAGGGCGGCGCCTGCCAGTCGGCGCCGTCGTGCGGGTCCAGGCGCAGCCCGTGCAGCAGGCCGTCGGCGCCGACCGAGGTGACCACGGTGAAGCCCCCGTCCGCGCAGGTGACCGGGATCCGCACCCGGACCGGGTCGGCGCCGCCGGGCTCCGGCCGGGGCTCGGCGAGGGCCCGGACGCCGCCGCGGCCGCCGGTCTCGACGGCCCAGGCCAGGCGCAGCGCCTCGGCGGGGACGGCGGCGCGCAGCGGCGGTGCGAAGAGGCCGGCGATGTCGTCGAAGCGTCCGGCCTCCAGCAGTGCGGCGAGGGTGCGTGCCGCGTCCAGTACCCCGCCCTCATCCATTCTCATGATTGAGAAAGGTATCAGGTGTGAGAAAGTTCGGGCATGGACCCCCTGAAGCTGCTCGCCCACCCCGTCCGGCTGCGGATCGTGCACGCGCTCGGCGGCGGACGGCAGTTGACCACCGCCCAGCTGTGCGCGCGCCTCCCGGACGCCTCCAAGGCCACCGTCTACCGGCACGTCGAGACGCTGGTGGGCGGCGGCGTCCTGGAGGTCGCGGAGGAGCACCGGGTGCGCGGGGCCGTCGAGCGGCACTACCGGCTGCGCCGGGACCGGGCCGCGATCGACGCCGAAACGATCCGCACGCTCACCCCGGACGACCACCGGCAGGCGTTCGCCACCGCGACGACCGCCCTGCTCGCCGAGTTCGACGCCTACCTCGACCGCGAGGGGTCGGACCCGGTGGCCGACCAGGTGGGCTACCGGCAGCACACCCTGTGGCTCAGCCCCGCCGAAATGACGGAGCTGATCGGCGAGTTGCGCGCGGCCATCGCCCCGCGCCTGGCCAACCCCCCGGCCCCCGGCCGGGCGCAGTACCTGCTCAGCCCCGTGCACTTCCCGGTCGAAGCGGCCCGGCCGGACACCGGGCACGACAGCCGCCCGTCCGGGTGACGGGCACCGGTCGGCCCTATCCGGATTCCGCCCCCGGATCCGGGTCCGAGGCCGGGGCCGGGGCCGGGGCCGGGTCCCGCGCCGGTCCGGACGCGCCGCGCTGCGGTCCGGCGGCGAGGGCGCGGTCGATCTCCCTGATGGCCCTGGCCTCTTCGGTCAGGCGGGCCTTGGCGGCTGCGACCTCCGCGAGCAGGCGGGCGGCGACCCGGTCGGCGTCCGCGCACCCGTCCGGCTCCCCGGCGCCCGCAGGGGTGCGTTCCACGCCACCACTCCTCGGCAGTTTCGGCTCTTCTCCGGGCGACCCGCCCGTCCTCGGGGAGCGCGGCGCGGGGTTCTCGGCTTCCCCGGTGGTCGAGCACGGCCCTGGGGAGGCGCTCCCGACCACCCGCGGCCCATTTTATTGCACAGTGCAAAGAATGGACAAGCACGCGCCGCCCGACGGGACGAATCCGCCGCACCGGAGCCGGGGGCACCCGGAGGCCCCCGATTCTTGCACAGTGCAAAGACAGGATCCGGCCGAGGTCCGTGCGGCCCGGCCCGACGGTCAGGCGCCGGCGTCGAGCTGTGCCTCCAGGGCGGCCAGGGTGCGGTAGCAGGACATCACCTGGGCGATGGAGGAGTCCGGCTCGCGGCCCTCGCGGATGGCGGCGACGAACTCGCGGTCCTGGAGTTCGATGCCGTCCGTCGAGACGTCGACGCCGCTGACGTCGATCGGTTCGTCCTTGCCGGTGAACAGGTCGTCGTAGCGGGCGAGGTAGGTGCCGGTGTCGCCGATGTAGCGGAAGAACGTACCGAGCGGCCCGTCGTTGTTGAACGAGAGCGACAGGGTGCAGATCGCCCCGTTCTCGGCGCGGAGCTGGATCGACATGTCCATCGCGATGCCGAGGTCGGGGTGGACCGGTCCCTGGATCGCGTTGGCCCGGACGATCGGCGAGCCGGTCTGGTACGCGAACAGGTCGACGGTGTGCGCGGCGTGGTGCCACAGCAGGTGGTCGGTCCAGGAGCGCTGCTGCCCGAGGGCGTTGAGGTTGGTGCGGCGGAAGAAGTAGGTCTGCACGTCCATCTGCTGGATGCGGAACTCGCCGGCCCGGATCCGCCGGCGCACCCACTGGTGGCTGGGGTTGAAGCGCCGGGTGTGCCCGGCCATCGCGACGAGTCCGGTGCTCCGCTGCGCGGCCAGGCACTCCTCGGCGTCGGCCAGCGAGGCGGCCAGCGGGATCTCCACCTGGACGTGCTTGCCCGCCTCCAGGCAGGCCAGGGTCTGGGCGGCGTGCATCGGGGTGGGCGTGGCGAGGACGACGGCGTCGACGTCGTCCATCGCCAGGGCCTCGTCCAGGGTGGCGACGCCCCGGCCGATGCCGTGCTCGGCGGCGAACGCCCGGGCGCGGTCGAGGGTGCTGCTCACGGCGGCGGTCACCTCGACGCCCTTGATCCGCCTGAGCGCGGCCGCGTGCTTGGCTCCGAAGGCGCCGCCGCCGGCGAGGGCGATCCGGACGGTCCGGTCGTCAGTCATGTCACTCCTTCCCGGCGGGCGTCCCGGCCCGCGGGTGGTTCTCGATGATCAGGTGTCCGACGGCCGTGTTGGAGGCCGGGACGTGGTAGAAGCGGTGCTTGACCTCGATCTCGCCGCCTGCGTCGAGGTCGCTCATCGCGCCGCGGGCGATCAGCCACATGACCAGTTCGATGCCCTCCGAGCCCGCCTCCTCGACGTACTCCAGGTGCGGCACCCGCGCCAGGCCGGCCGGGTCCCGGACCAGCCGGTCCAGGAAGGCGTTGTCCCACTCGCGGTTGATCAGGCCGGCCCGGGGGCCCTGGAGTTGGTGGCTCATGCCGCCGGTCCCCCACACCTGGACCTTCAGCGGCCGGTCGTAGGACTCGACGGCCCGGCGCAGTGCCCGGCCGAGCCGGAAGCACCTCTCGCCCGAGGGCACGGGGTACTGAACGACGTTGACGTGGAACGGGATCACCTTGCACGGCCACCGCTCGACGTCGCCGAACAGCAGGGACAGCGGGACGGTCAGGCCGTGGTCGACGCTCATCTCGTGGGCGAGGGTGAGGTCGAAGTCGTCGCGGATGAGCGAGTGCGCGATGTGCGCGGCGAGCTCGGGGTGGCCCTCGATGCCCGGGACGGGCCGCGGCCCGTAGCCCTGGCCCTGCTCGGCCCCTTCCTCAACCAGCACCTCTCCGGCGGCCCGGGCGGCATCGCGCACGTCCTGGAGCACCTCGGCCCGCCCATGGAGGAGTGGTGGGCGGACCTCGGCGCACCGCGCCTCACCCCCGAACTGACGCACGCCGTCCGCGAAGGCGTCAGGGAGGAGCTGGCCGGCACCCCGGAGGCCGGCCTGGTCGCGGAACGCGACGCCCTCCTCTCCCTCCTCCTCGACGCCAAGAACCGGACCGACCACCTGTGGGCACCCCCGTGAACCCCACCGATGCGGTCGCCGTCGACTTCCACGTCCACGTGGAGCAGGACGCCCACGGGCACCTCGCGCTCGACGCGGAGCTGATGGACGCCTCGGCCGCCTACTTCAAGTCCGGCCAGGACCGCACCCCGACCGTCGAACACCTGGCCGCCCACTACCGCGAGCACCGCGTGGCCGCCGTGATCTTCACGGTCGACGCCACCACCGGCCTGGGCCGCCCCGCCCTGTCCAGCGAGGAGATCGCCGAGGCGGCCGCCGCCCACCCCGACGTCCTCGTCCCGTTCGGCTCCGTCGACCCGCACCGGCCCGACGCCGTCGCCCGGGCCCGCTCGCTCGCTCGCTCGTCCGCGACCACGGCGTCCGCGGCTTCAAGTTCCACCCCGGCCTCCAGGCCTTCGCACCGAACGCCCCCGAGCACTACCCGCTCTACGAGGCGATCCAGGAACTGGGCGTCCCCGCCCTCTTCCACACCGGCCAGACCGGCATCGGCGCGGGCCTGCCCGGTGGGCGCGGCATCAAGCTGCGCCGGTCCGACCCGATGCTGCTGGACGGCGTCGCCGCCGACTTCCCCGGCCTGACGATCGTCCTGGCGCACCCGTCGGTGCCCTGGCAGGACGAGACGATCTCCATCGCCACGCACAAGGCCAACGTGTACATCGACCTGTCCGGATGGTCACCGAAGTACTTCCCGCCGCAACTGGTGGAGGCCGCCGGGTCCTTCCTCCGGCACAAGGTGCTGTTCGGCTCGGACTACCCCGTCGTCACACCCGACCGCTGGCTGGCCGACTTCGACACCCTCGGCCTCAAGCCGGAGGTCCGCCCGCTGATCCTCAAGGAGAACGCCGCCCGCGTCCTGAACCTCTGACGACGCGCCCTCCGCCGCCCTCGGCGGACGTGGTTCCCAGGAGGTCCGCCACCAGGGTGCGGGATCGTCGAAGAAGTTCGCAGGCCGGTCCGGTCGCGGGGTACTGAAGTCAGGGTTGTTGCAGGAAGGCGACGGGACCGACCGCCGGACCGGATGGCGGGCCTCTCCGGTCACCACGGCAGTACCGGGTAGTACCTGTGCCAAACCGGCAGTACGCAGTACCAGTAGTTCGCAGGATGTCATTTGACCGAGAGGAAGAACGGAGGGCGCAAACGCCATCAGGATCGCCCGGCCCGTGAGATGAAGCAGTTCTCGTCCGGGCGGACACCGCAGACCCCTCGAAGCACGAAGGACGGTGGTTTCCGGTCACGCATACGCGATCCCCGCAGGTCCCCTCCCCCGGGGCGGTGCGGAACAAGGAACCCGGCCAGAGCCGGTAGATGGTGTTGTTTCCCCTTCGGGGCCCCGGAGCCGCCACGGCGCCGGGGCCCCTCCACGCGTTCCTGAAACCCACTCGAAGAGGTGCAGTGACCACGACCACCAACCGACCCATCACCGCAAGCAGTTTCGACGACGACCACCCCGCCTGCACCATGGGCCGCGCCGCCGAGATGACCGCCACCACCGCCGGCTTCCTGCGCGCCCTCGGCGAACACCGCCTCATCACCCCGCTGCGCTCCGAAGGCGGCCACCGCCGCTACTCCCGCTACCAGCTGCGCATCGCCATGCGCGCCCGCGACCTCGTCGACCAGGGCACCCCCATCGAAGCGGCCTGCCGCATCATCATCCTCGAGGACCAACTCGAAGAAGCCCTGCGCATCAACGAGCAACTGCGCCGCAGCCAGAGCGGACCGGACTCGGCGGCCGACACCTGACCCCCACCGTGGACGACCTCGGCCGGGACACCGCCACGTCCCGATCACTGTCACGGCAGCCGCCCCACGGCCGGGGAGAACCGGGGCTGTCGTTCCGGGCGGGCCGTCGCAACCCTGCCGAACCGCACCGGCACGGCCCGAGTCCTGCGTGTGGACTCGTGACCCACACCGCCGCTCCCGGACGACCCCGGCCCGTGCAGCGCCGCACGGTCCCGGCACACCCGTCCCTTTGGCAGCCGCCGCCGCCTCGGGCCCGGCCCGACGGTAGGCGGTCCGGCGTCGACCGGCGGGTGCCTTCGGCCGGTCCTAGAAGTCGAGGAGGCCGACGGCGTGGCCGTCGTGGTCCACCACCGGCCACGTGTCCAGACCTCGGGCGCGCATGGCGGCGAGGGCGTCCGAGGCCGGCATGTCGGCGGTGGCGAACGGGGCGCGGTCGAGGGCGATGTCGCGGACCGGGGTGCGCTCGGTGTACCAGGACCGGGCCTGGAACGGCGCGAGGTGGAGCCGGGTCAGCAGCCCGGCGCAGCGGCCGTCGTCGGCGCGGACCAGGACGTGGTCCGCACCGGAGCTGTGCAGGATGTCCATCGCGGTGTCGGCGGTGACGTCGTCGCCGATCTGCAGTTCCGGGTGTTTCATGAGGTCGCCGACCGTGGTGATGGTCGCGGGCCGTTCGAGGCTGATGGTCATGGGCGTTGTCCTTCGGGTCGTCGCCGCCGACGAGGGCGGTGGTCCGGGTGCTGGCGGGGGCGGGCTGACGGTGGTTCGCAGCGTGCGGTGGGGCCGTGACGGGCGGGGCCGGACGTGCGGCCCCAGGGCGTGCGAGCGGGCACCGTGTCACGGTCCGGCCCGTACGGCGCGCTAACCGGCGAGGGCGGTGGGCTCGGGCATCCCGGTGCGGGAGCCGGCGACAGCACGTGCGGCGCGAGAAGCCCGGCGGCGCCGGTTACGGCTCGTGGAGGTGCTGCGGCGCGGGCGTTCGACGACCGGATCGGCGATCACGGTGGGGATGCCGGTGGGCACGCGGGCGCCGGTGATCCGGGCCAGTTCCTCGTCTCCGGCGCTGACGCGGGTGGTGACGGGGGTGATGGCGGCGGTGGTCATCATGCGGGCCGTCTCGCGGCGCTGGTCGGGCAGGACCAGGGTGACGACGGTGCCGGACTCGCCGGCCCGGGCGGTGCGTCCGCCGCGGTGCAGGTAGTCCTTGTGGTCGGCGGGCGGGTCCAGGTTGACGACCAGGTCGAGGCCGTCGACGTGGATGCCGCGGGCGGCGACGTTGGTGGCGATCAGGGCGGTGACCTGGCCGTTGCGGAACTGCTCCAGGGTGCGGGTGCGCTGCGGCTGGGACTTGCCGCCGTGCAGGGCCGCGGCCTTGACCCCGTTGGCGAGCAGGTCCCGCACCAGGCGGTCGGCGCCGTACTTGGTGTCGGTGAACATGATGACCCCGCCGTCGCGGGAGGCGATGTGCGCGATCGTGGCGGCCTTGTCGGAGCTGTGCACGTGCAGCACGTGGTGTTCCATCGTGCTGACCGCGCCCGCGGACGGGTCCACCGAGTGCGTGACCGGGTCCTTCAGGAAGCGG
Above is a genomic segment from Kitasatospora cineracea containing:
- a CDS encoding ArsB/NhaD family transporter — translated: MNDWHAWAALAVFAAAYVLIITEWVHRVAAALGGAAAMLALRATDDEAAFFSTDSGIDWNVIFLLMGMMMIVGVLKRTGLFEYLAVWSVKRARAKPFRVMAMLVVITAAASALLDNVTTVLLVAPVTLLVCKRLGLKAAPFLIAEVFASNIGGTATLVGDPPNIIIASRGGLTFNDFLVHLAPLAIVLTAVLLAMCRFLFREHFTYDEERAAEVMALNEREAIHDRRLLAQGLAVLALVIAGFVLHPVVHYAPSVVALLGAGILVAVSKAEVKDVLAEVEWPTLAFFAGLFVMVGALIETGVIETVSKALADATGGSPLGAVMLLLVASAVLSGVVDNIPYVATMAPITADLAHTVGQPYGHVLWWALALGADLGGNATAIGASANVVVLGIAERNRQPISFWTFTRYGIPVTAATVAVSALYLWLRHFALA
- a CDS encoding MarR family winged helix-turn-helix transcriptional regulator encodes the protein MTDDHSPSRPGSPNQGGLEEDLVTAVLTASRVLVAISARSLGEVAESLTLPQFRMLVLLHSRGAMSLSRLAEHLAVNPSTAMRMLERLTAAGMVVRDTRPEDRREVRAALTEQGARTVVGATERRREEIRRIVQAMPARQRTGLVQALRAFADAGAEPAAPHKQPEPLGW
- a CDS encoding PP2C family protein-serine/threonine phosphatase; protein product: MQPRGTGVDLLLPVLPFAAMAAVAAVELSAGPEVGYLALFSIGPAFACVSGTVRRALLVGALAFVLCTAAACYDGMFGSRRATVALASVAGVTAAAALAAALRRRAERELADVRSVAEAAQRVLLRPVPTLAAGPWALAVSYTSAAAEARIGGDLYEVVPTAVGTTRVVVGDVQGKGLDAVETAAVALGAFREAAPEEPTLAAVGARMERALDRRLEGEEFVSAVLAEITADGAVTLLNYGHPPPLVVRADGAAQWAEPARCAPPLGLAALGPAGPEAHGLRLGTGDQLLLYTDGVTETRDRTGEFYPLLERSGLLSVDDPDGALEALRRDVAAYAAGPLKDDAAMMLLRRRSDERA
- a CDS encoding SigE family RNA polymerase sigma factor produces the protein MTDEEFDAFYVSSFSLLVRQIYAMTGDYNEAQDAVQEAFLRAWGRRGQLSGSGSPHAWIRTVAWRLAVSRWRRARRGLDLVFRNHLHEDAPGPGPEHTALVAGLRKLPAAQRQAIVLFHLCDLTVAEVARETGVAEGTVKARLSRGRAALAEHLSDRDERELIRA
- a CDS encoding L,D-transpeptidase, whose product is MPDHAGPDTDGLSVALRQLIADAPSALPLPPAEVHRAGVRRLRRRRIALGSATVLAAAVVIAGGLRSGTAPQPSAPPAAPPSPMAGRTAAAAPVAVIDTDSHRMTVTGNDGRTTVLDVTAGRPGNETPGGRMTVQDKLPKVGLSDDGASGGQGGATADWCVRLGRPGSATPAYVCSMPWLPASGIGQANTTRGAVGLLPDDARWFYDHVEPGDTVEVVGSSAGGPSGAPPSP
- a CDS encoding alpha/beta hydrolase family protein; protein product: MRMDEGGVLDAARTLAALLEAGRFDDIAGLFAPPLRAAVPAEALRLAWAVETGGRGGVRALAEPRPEPGGADPVRVRIPVTCADGGFTVVTSVGADGLLHGLRLDPHDGADWQAPPYAHEDRFTEREVLLGTGPLAVPGTLTLPAGPGPWPAAVLLAGGGPFDRDGTSGPNKPLKDLAWGLASRRTAVLRFDKPAFAHPGRVPAGSTMADEYLPSALAAVELLRHLPGIDPDRVHLVGHSAGGKAAPRIAAADPSVAGLVLLAADAEPMHRAAVRVARHLAALAPGPDADRAVADLARKADLVDDPDLAPDTPARLLPLGFSAPYWLDLRSYDPVATAAALDRPLLLLQGGRDYQVTVADDLARWRRGLAHRGDVTIRVHPDANHLFLPGTGRPSPAEYAVPGHVAPAVVDEIATWLGPR
- a CDS encoding helix-turn-helix domain-containing protein, with protein sequence MDPLKLLAHPVRLRIVHALGGGRQLTTAQLCARLPDASKATVYRHVETLVGGGVLEVAEEHRVRGAVERHYRLRRDRAAIDAETIRTLTPDDHRQAFATATTALLAEFDAYLDREGSDPVADQVGYRQHTLWLSPAEMTELIGELRAAIAPRLANPPAPGRAQYLLSPVHFPVEAARPDTGHDSRPSG
- a CDS encoding Gfo/Idh/MocA family oxidoreductase; the encoded protein is MTDDRTVRIALAGGGAFGAKHAAALRRIKGVEVTAAVSSTLDRARAFAAEHGIGRGVATLDEALAMDDVDAVVLATPTPMHAAQTLACLEAGKHVQVEIPLAASLADAEECLAAQRSTGLVAMAGHTRRFNPSHQWVRRRIRAGEFRIQQMDVQTYFFRRTNLNALGQQRSWTDHLLWHHAAHTVDLFAYQTGSPIVRANAIQGPVHPDLGIAMDMSIQLRAENGAICTLSLSFNNDGPLGTFFRYIGDTGTYLARYDDLFTGKDEPIDVSGVDVSTDGIELQDREFVAAIREGREPDSSIAQVMSCYRTLAALEAQLDAGA
- a CDS encoding class III extradiol dioxygenase subunit beta, producing the protein MRDAARAAGEVLVEEGAEQGQGYGPRPVPGIEGHPELAAHIAHSLIRDDFDLTLAHEMSVDHGLTVPLSLLFGDVERWPCKVIPFHVNVVQYPVPSGERCFRLGRALRRAVESYDRPLKVQVWGTGGMSHQLQGPRAGLINREWDNAFLDRLVRDPAGLARVPHLEYVEEAGSEGIELVMWLIARGAMSDLDAGGEIEVKHRFYHVPASNTAVGHLIIENHPRAGTPAGKE
- a CDS encoding MerR family transcriptional regulator, which translates into the protein MGRAAEMTATTAGFLRALGEHRLITPLRSEGGHRRYSRYQLRIAMRARDLVDQGTPIEAACRIIILEDQLEEALRINEQLRRSQSGPDSAADT
- a CDS encoding CBS domain-containing protein — protein: MTISLERPATITTVGDLMKHPELQIGDDVTADTAMDILHSSGADHVLVRADDGRCAGLLTRLHLAPFQARSWYTERTPVRDIALDRAPFATADMPASDALAAMRARGLDTWPVVDHDGHAVGLLDF